From a single Candidatus Izimaplasma bacterium HR1 genomic region:
- the dfx gene encoding Desulfoferrodoxin: MEVLTGNVNEEKHVPFVEEMENGYRVTVGKPALHPMKEKHLIEFIELYVDGVLVGKKEFSADEEPVAVFEVAKGKQVFAREFCNLHGLWQGELE; the protein is encoded by the coding sequence ATGGAAGTATTAACAGGAAATGTAAATGAAGAAAAACATGTTCCTTTCGTAGAAGAAATGGAAAATGGTTATCGTGTAACTGTTGGGAAACCTGCTTTACACCCTATGAAAGAAAAGCATTTAATTGAATTTATTGAATTATACGTAGATGGTGTATTAGTTGGTAAGAAAGAGTTCTCTGCTGATGAAGAACCTGTTGCAGTTTTTGAAGTTGCTAAAGGTAAACAAGTATTCGCTAGAGAGTTCTGTAATCTTCACGGATTATGGCAAGGGGAATTAGAGTAG
- the yabJ gene encoding Enamine/imine deaminase yields MRMISTKHAPAAVGPYSQGVLVKDTLYVSGQIPYMPETMKPAGDDIKSQTLQSLKNVLAIVEEAGMKKENIIKCGVFLQDLGMFKDMNEVYAQFFGDHKPARFAVEVRRLPLDVLVEIDAIVVK; encoded by the coding sequence ATGAGAATGATAAGTACAAAACACGCACCAGCCGCAGTTGGACCATACTCACAAGGAGTTTTAGTTAAAGATACTCTTTATGTATCAGGGCAAATACCTTACATGCCAGAGACAATGAAACCTGCAGGTGATGACATTAAATCACAAACACTACAAAGTTTGAAGAACGTTCTAGCTATTGTTGAAGAAGCAGGGATGAAGAAGGAAAATATCATAAAATGTGGAGTTTTCCTCCAAGATTTAGGTATGTTTAAGGATATGAATGAAGTATATGCTCAATTCTTTGGTGATCACAAACCAGCAAGATTTGCTGTTGAAGTAAGAAGATTACCTTTAGATGTATTAGTAGAGATTGATGCAATTGTTGTAAAATAA
- the pyrP gene encoding Uracil permease: protein MEKSLVVGIQEKPSSLGKWVLLSLQHVFAMFGATVLVPLLTGLDVGVALVASGIGTIIYIICTKGKAPVYLGSSFAYIAAIIGSVITSANALNVMVAGQVHTFTSIWGDGELLYGVMDAVNDGVFEFKDVFSSAFVGLIVVGLIYIIVAIIIKFVGSGWLKKLLPPVVIGPMIIIIGLGLAPVAISSAGLNGGSGWQVPLVAFITFSTVVGISLLGKGFFKIVPFLIAILTGYLVATAFGLVDFSTFGNYSFVQVPNFTIIGTYAINWTAVLTFAPIAFVTIAEHIGDHTVLGEICGEDFITDPGLDKTLLGDGIATALSGALGGPANTTYGENTGVVAMTKVGSVYVTGLAAVFAICLGFFGYIQAFITSIPWAVIGGMTIVLYGLIAGNGVKVLIKSKVDLANMRNLVIVATMLVIGLGGASLPLNDAVSLTGMSLAAVIGIALNALFNVFESKGWLQD from the coding sequence ATGGAAAAAAGTTTAGTAGTAGGGATTCAAGAAAAACCTAGTAGTTTAGGTAAATGGGTATTGTTAAGTCTTCAACATGTATTCGCGATGTTTGGAGCGACTGTATTAGTACCATTATTAACAGGATTAGATGTTGGAGTAGCATTAGTAGCAAGTGGTATTGGTACAATAATCTATATTATTTGTACAAAAGGAAAAGCACCAGTTTACTTAGGAAGTAGTTTTGCTTATATTGCAGCAATTATAGGAAGTGTTATCACAAGTGCTAATGCGCTTAATGTAATGGTTGCCGGTCAAGTTCATACATTTACTTCTATTTGGGGAGATGGTGAATTATTATATGGAGTTATGGATGCTGTCAATGACGGAGTATTTGAGTTCAAAGACGTATTTAGCAGCGCATTTGTAGGATTAATCGTTGTTGGATTAATCTATATAATTGTAGCAATCATTATCAAGTTCGTAGGTAGTGGATGGCTTAAGAAATTATTACCTCCTGTAGTAATTGGACCTATGATCATAATTATCGGTTTAGGGTTAGCTCCTGTAGCTATATCAAGTGCTGGATTAAACGGTGGTAGTGGATGGCAAGTTCCATTAGTAGCTTTCATAACATTCTCAACAGTAGTTGGTATTAGTTTATTAGGTAAAGGATTCTTTAAAATTGTTCCATTCTTAATCGCTATATTAACAGGTTATTTAGTAGCAACCGCATTTGGGTTGGTAGATTTTAGTACTTTTGGAAACTATTCATTTGTACAGGTTCCAAACTTCACAATAATAGGAACTTATGCTATTAATTGGACTGCAGTATTAACATTTGCACCAATAGCATTTGTAACAATCGCAGAACATATCGGTGATCATACAGTACTTGGAGAGATATGCGGGGAAGATTTTATTACAGACCCAGGATTAGATAAAACATTATTAGGTGATGGTATAGCTACAGCATTAAGTGGTGCTTTAGGTGGACCTGCTAACACAACATATGGTGAAAATACTGGTGTAGTAGCAATGACAAAAGTTGGTTCAGTATATGTAACTGGATTAGCAGCGGTCTTCGCTATATGTTTAGGATTCTTTGGATATATTCAAGCATTCATTACTAGCATCCCGTGGGCTGTAATTGGTGGTATGACGATTGTACTATACGGTTTAATTGCTGGTAACGGTGTAAAGGTTCTAATAAAATCAAAAGTAGATTTAGCAAACATGAGAAATTTAGTAATTGTAGCTACTATGTTAGTAA